A window from Enterocloster bolteae encodes these proteins:
- a CDS encoding branched-chain amino acid ABC transporter permease, which yields MKKTLRDNKRWFIGLGIGVLAAVIFPQVVRIRFVWNLLSLILVWAIVGMGWNVIGGYCGQVSNGHSLFYGIGAYTVGLAVSYFKISPWISIWIGVGISMLIAFIVGKPLLRLKGHVFAISTMALAECTRIIFINWKWCGGATGVYIYSKGVNEWAFMQFKNPLNYYYVFLIFTVAVLVLIKCLDKSKFFYYLRTIKGNEMAAESVGINAASYKIRAYMLSAAIVSIGGSLYAQFILYIDPSMLMTLNVSMMIVLTAVMGGVGTVLGPVLGAIVLTSISEYSRVYLGQYGGLDMILYGTLVILIVLFIPGGILSILEGRYERIVSYFKNKKKSSVAGG from the coding sequence ATGAAAAAGACATTGCGTGATAATAAGAGGTGGTTCATAGGATTGGGAATCGGAGTGCTGGCAGCAGTCATTTTCCCGCAGGTGGTTAGAATCCGATTTGTGTGGAACCTGTTGTCCCTGATTCTGGTCTGGGCAATTGTGGGTATGGGCTGGAACGTAATCGGCGGATATTGCGGACAGGTTTCCAACGGACACAGCCTGTTCTATGGCATAGGAGCTTATACGGTGGGGCTTGCCGTATCCTATTTCAAAATCAGCCCATGGATTTCCATATGGATTGGAGTTGGTATTTCCATGCTCATTGCATTTATAGTGGGAAAACCTCTCCTGAGGCTGAAGGGACATGTATTTGCCATATCCACCATGGCTCTGGCGGAATGTACCAGAATCATATTCATCAACTGGAAATGGTGCGGGGGAGCCACCGGAGTCTATATTTATTCAAAAGGTGTGAATGAATGGGCCTTCATGCAGTTTAAAAATCCCCTTAACTATTATTATGTGTTCCTCATCTTTACCGTGGCTGTTCTGGTTCTTATTAAATGCCTGGATAAATCTAAATTTTTCTATTATCTGCGCACCATAAAAGGAAACGAGATGGCGGCGGAAAGCGTTGGAATCAATGCTGCATCCTATAAAATCAGGGCTTATATGCTCAGCGCGGCTATCGTAAGTATTGGCGGAAGCTTATACGCACAGTTTATTTTATACATAGACCCGTCCATGCTTATGACTCTCAATGTCTCGATGATGATTGTGCTTACAGCTGTTATGGGAGGCGTGGGTACTGTCCTGGGACCGGTTCTGGGAGCAATTGTGCTCACCAGCATATCGGAGTATTCCAGGGTGTACCTGGGACAATACGGAGGACTGGACATGATTCTTTACGGAACGCTGGTTATCCTGATTGTTCTCTTTATTCCGGGAGGTATCCTTTCTATATTAGAGGGAAGGTATGAGCGGATTGTCTCTTACTTCAAGAATAAGAAAAAGAGCAGTGTGGCAGGAGGCTGA
- a CDS encoding ABC transporter ATP-binding protein, translating into MGKILEIKNATKRFGGLVANEAVTFDVEEGEIVGVVGPNGAGKTTLFNSISGAHTLTEGNVFFKGKDITSMKPYDICKLGIGRTFQIPQSLNDMMVYENVLVGALCKRHNIEEAMKHVDQILELCGMLDMKYVYAGKLNVPQKKRLEIARAMATDPELLLLDETMAGLTATERKDAVNLIKKINTMGVAILTIEHNMDVVMNVSRRVVVLVSGKVLVVGSPDEVTSNQEVINAYLGGGAKKDE; encoded by the coding sequence ATGGGAAAAATATTAGAGATTAAAAATGCTACCAAACGTTTTGGGGGGCTTGTGGCAAATGAGGCGGTTACCTTTGACGTGGAAGAAGGCGAGATTGTGGGCGTGGTGGGACCCAATGGGGCCGGTAAGACCACACTGTTTAACTCCATCAGCGGTGCCCACACCCTGACAGAAGGAAATGTATTTTTTAAGGGTAAGGACATCACCAGCATGAAGCCTTACGACATATGTAAACTGGGAATCGGAAGGACATTCCAGATTCCCCAGTCCTTAAACGATATGATGGTTTACGAAAATGTTCTGGTGGGCGCCCTGTGCAAGCGCCATAACATAGAGGAGGCCATGAAGCATGTGGACCAGATTCTGGAGCTGTGCGGGATGCTGGATATGAAATATGTATATGCCGGCAAGCTGAATGTGCCCCAGAAGAAGCGTCTGGAGATTGCCAGGGCCATGGCCACGGACCCCGAGCTGCTTTTGCTGGATGAGACCATGGCAGGACTGACGGCCACGGAGCGCAAGGATGCAGTCAATCTGATTAAGAAAATTAACACTATGGGTGTCGCCATATTGACCATTGAGCATAATATGGACGTGGTTATGAATGTATCCAGACGGGTGGTGGTTCTGGTATCGGGCAAGGTATTAGTGGTAGGCTCACCGGATGAGGTTACATCGAATCAGGAAGTAATCAATGCATACCTGGGAGGAGGAGCAAAGAAGGATGAGTGA